One Symphalangus syndactylus isolate Jambi chromosome 9, NHGRI_mSymSyn1-v2.1_pri, whole genome shotgun sequence DNA segment encodes these proteins:
- the DNAJB5 gene encoding dnaJ homolog subfamily B member 5 isoform X2, producing MFKIQLEPLKLRAWTLNGFVKFRNKETSAGPVAVMGKDYYKILGIPSGANEDEIKKAYRKMALKYHPDKNKEPNAEEKFKEIAEAYDVLSDPKKRGLYDQYGEEGLKTGGGTSGGSSGSFHYTFHGDPHATFASFFGGSNPFDIFFASSRSTRPFSGFDPDDMDVDEDEDPFGAFGRFGFNGLSRGPRRAPEPLYPRRKVQDPPVVHELRVSLEEIYHGSTKRMKITRRRLNPDGRTVRTEDKILHIVIKRGWKEGTKITFPKEGDATPDNIPADIVFVLKDKPHAHFRRDGTNVLYSALISLKEALCGCTVNIPTIDGRVIPLPCNDVIKPGTVKRLRGEGLPFPKVPTQRGDLIVEFKVRFPDRLTPQTRQILKQHLPCS from the exons ATGTTTAAAATTCAGCTGGAGCCCTTAAAACTTCGAGCGTGGACGCTGAATGGGTTTGTAAAGTTTCG AAACAAGGAGACCAGTGCTGGTCCAGTGGCTGTGATGGGAAAAGATTATTACAAGATTCTTGGGATCCCATCGGGGGCCAATGAGGATGAGATCAAGAAAGCCTACCGGAAGATGGCCTTGAAGTACCACCCAGACAAGAATAAAGAACCCAACGCTGAGGAGAAGTTTAAGGAGATTGCAGAGGCCTATGATGTGCTGAGTGACCCCAAGAAACGGGGCCTGTATGACCAGTATGGGGAGGAAG GCCTGAAGACCGGCGGTGGCACATCAGGTGGCTCCAGTGGCTCCTTTCACTACACCTTTCATGGGGACCCCCATGCCACCTTTGCCTCCTTCTTTGGTGGCTCCAACCCCTTCGATATCTTCTTTGCCAGCAGCCGTTCCACTCGGCCCTTCAGTGGCTTTGACCCAGATGACATGGATGTGGATGAAGATGAGGACCCATTTGGCGCTTTCGGCCGTTTTGGCTTCAATGGGCTGAGTAGGGGTCCAAGGCGAGCCCCAGAACCACTGTACCCTCGGCGCAAAGTGCAGGACCCCCCAGTGGTGCACGAGCTGCGGGTGTCCCTGGAGGAGATCTACCATGGCTCCACCAAGCGCATGAAGATCACGAGGCGTCGCCTCAACCCCGATGGGCGAACTGTGCGCACCGAGGACAAGATCCTGCACATAGTCATCAAGCGTGGCTGGAAGGAAGGCACCAAGATCACCTTCCCCAAAGAGGGCGATGCCACACCTGACAACATCCCCGCTGACATCGTCTTTGTGCTCAAAGACAAGCCCCATGCACACTTCCGCCGAGATGGCACCAACGTGCTCTACAGTGCCCTGATCAGCCTcaaggag GCGCTGTGTGGCTGCACTGTGAACATTCCCACCATCGACGGCCGAGTGATCCCTTTGCCCTGCAATGATGTCATCAAGCCAGGCACCGTGAAGAGACTCCGTGGGGAGGGCCTTCCCTTCCCCAAAGTGCCAACTCAGCGGGGAGACCTCATTGTTGAGTTCAAAGTTCGCTTCCCAGACAGATTAACACCACAGACAAGACAGATCCTTAAGCAGCACCTACCCTGTTCCTAG
- the DNAJB5 gene encoding dnaJ homolog subfamily B member 5 isoform X1, translating to MFKRTVLSCPPPAAPPLQARGAFRSFPHSWGEDFLASLMFKIQLEPLKLRAWTLNGFVKFRNKETSAGPVAVMGKDYYKILGIPSGANEDEIKKAYRKMALKYHPDKNKEPNAEEKFKEIAEAYDVLSDPKKRGLYDQYGEEGLKTGGGTSGGSSGSFHYTFHGDPHATFASFFGGSNPFDIFFASSRSTRPFSGFDPDDMDVDEDEDPFGAFGRFGFNGLSRGPRRAPEPLYPRRKVQDPPVVHELRVSLEEIYHGSTKRMKITRRRLNPDGRTVRTEDKILHIVIKRGWKEGTKITFPKEGDATPDNIPADIVFVLKDKPHAHFRRDGTNVLYSALISLKEALCGCTVNIPTIDGRVIPLPCNDVIKPGTVKRLRGEGLPFPKVPTQRGDLIVEFKVRFPDRLTPQTRQILKQHLPCS from the exons ATGTTTAAGCGCACAGTGCTCTCCTGCCCACCCCCAGCAGCACCCCCACTGCAGGCCCGAGGAGCTTTCCGGAGCTTCCCACACTCCTGGGGAGAAGACTTCTTAGCCAGCTTGATGTTTAAAATTCAGCTGGAGCCCTTAAAACTTCGAGCGTGGACGCTGAATGGGTTTGTAAAGTTTCG AAACAAGGAGACCAGTGCTGGTCCAGTGGCTGTGATGGGAAAAGATTATTACAAGATTCTTGGGATCCCATCGGGGGCCAATGAGGATGAGATCAAGAAAGCCTACCGGAAGATGGCCTTGAAGTACCACCCAGACAAGAATAAAGAACCCAACGCTGAGGAGAAGTTTAAGGAGATTGCAGAGGCCTATGATGTGCTGAGTGACCCCAAGAAACGGGGCCTGTATGACCAGTATGGGGAGGAAG GCCTGAAGACCGGCGGTGGCACATCAGGTGGCTCCAGTGGCTCCTTTCACTACACCTTTCATGGGGACCCCCATGCCACCTTTGCCTCCTTCTTTGGTGGCTCCAACCCCTTCGATATCTTCTTTGCCAGCAGCCGTTCCACTCGGCCCTTCAGTGGCTTTGACCCAGATGACATGGATGTGGATGAAGATGAGGACCCATTTGGCGCTTTCGGCCGTTTTGGCTTCAATGGGCTGAGTAGGGGTCCAAGGCGAGCCCCAGAACCACTGTACCCTCGGCGCAAAGTGCAGGACCCCCCAGTGGTGCACGAGCTGCGGGTGTCCCTGGAGGAGATCTACCATGGCTCCACCAAGCGCATGAAGATCACGAGGCGTCGCCTCAACCCCGATGGGCGAACTGTGCGCACCGAGGACAAGATCCTGCACATAGTCATCAAGCGTGGCTGGAAGGAAGGCACCAAGATCACCTTCCCCAAAGAGGGCGATGCCACACCTGACAACATCCCCGCTGACATCGTCTTTGTGCTCAAAGACAAGCCCCATGCACACTTCCGCCGAGATGGCACCAACGTGCTCTACAGTGCCCTGATCAGCCTcaaggag GCGCTGTGTGGCTGCACTGTGAACATTCCCACCATCGACGGCCGAGTGATCCCTTTGCCCTGCAATGATGTCATCAAGCCAGGCACCGTGAAGAGACTCCGTGGGGAGGGCCTTCCCTTCCCCAAAGTGCCAACTCAGCGGGGAGACCTCATTGTTGAGTTCAAAGTTCGCTTCCCAGACAGATTAACACCACAGACAAGACAGATCCTTAAGCAGCACCTACCCTGTTCCTAG
- the DNAJB5 gene encoding dnaJ homolog subfamily B member 5 isoform X3: MGKDYYKILGIPSGANEDEIKKAYRKMALKYHPDKNKEPNAEEKFKEIAEAYDVLSDPKKRGLYDQYGEEGLKTGGGTSGGSSGSFHYTFHGDPHATFASFFGGSNPFDIFFASSRSTRPFSGFDPDDMDVDEDEDPFGAFGRFGFNGLSRGPRRAPEPLYPRRKVQDPPVVHELRVSLEEIYHGSTKRMKITRRRLNPDGRTVRTEDKILHIVIKRGWKEGTKITFPKEGDATPDNIPADIVFVLKDKPHAHFRRDGTNVLYSALISLKEALCGCTVNIPTIDGRVIPLPCNDVIKPGTVKRLRGEGLPFPKVPTQRGDLIVEFKVRFPDRLTPQTRQILKQHLPCS; the protein is encoded by the exons ATGGGAAAAGATTATTACAAGATTCTTGGGATCCCATCGGGGGCCAATGAGGATGAGATCAAGAAAGCCTACCGGAAGATGGCCTTGAAGTACCACCCAGACAAGAATAAAGAACCCAACGCTGAGGAGAAGTTTAAGGAGATTGCAGAGGCCTATGATGTGCTGAGTGACCCCAAGAAACGGGGCCTGTATGACCAGTATGGGGAGGAAG GCCTGAAGACCGGCGGTGGCACATCAGGTGGCTCCAGTGGCTCCTTTCACTACACCTTTCATGGGGACCCCCATGCCACCTTTGCCTCCTTCTTTGGTGGCTCCAACCCCTTCGATATCTTCTTTGCCAGCAGCCGTTCCACTCGGCCCTTCAGTGGCTTTGACCCAGATGACATGGATGTGGATGAAGATGAGGACCCATTTGGCGCTTTCGGCCGTTTTGGCTTCAATGGGCTGAGTAGGGGTCCAAGGCGAGCCCCAGAACCACTGTACCCTCGGCGCAAAGTGCAGGACCCCCCAGTGGTGCACGAGCTGCGGGTGTCCCTGGAGGAGATCTACCATGGCTCCACCAAGCGCATGAAGATCACGAGGCGTCGCCTCAACCCCGATGGGCGAACTGTGCGCACCGAGGACAAGATCCTGCACATAGTCATCAAGCGTGGCTGGAAGGAAGGCACCAAGATCACCTTCCCCAAAGAGGGCGATGCCACACCTGACAACATCCCCGCTGACATCGTCTTTGTGCTCAAAGACAAGCCCCATGCACACTTCCGCCGAGATGGCACCAACGTGCTCTACAGTGCCCTGATCAGCCTcaaggag GCGCTGTGTGGCTGCACTGTGAACATTCCCACCATCGACGGCCGAGTGATCCCTTTGCCCTGCAATGATGTCATCAAGCCAGGCACCGTGAAGAGACTCCGTGGGGAGGGCCTTCCCTTCCCCAAAGTGCCAACTCAGCGGGGAGACCTCATTGTTGAGTTCAAAGTTCGCTTCCCAGACAGATTAACACCACAGACAAGACAGATCCTTAAGCAGCACCTACCCTGTTCCTAG